A window of Bacillus sp. DX3.1 genomic DNA:
TGTGTATGTAATGGAGACATTTAGTTCTGTATTTATGGGGGGACTTTCTATCGTCTTGTTAGCTCGAAAAGACTATCATGTTCAACAACATAGAAGTAACTAATCTAAAGGTACTATGCCATCTTTATAGAAAAAAGGGGAGTTGCCAGCTAAAAATCCATTGTAAGTGGAATGTAGCTGGCAACTCCCTTTTGTGTTAGCTTGCTCTTTTATTTGGTTGTTCTGGCACGGATGTTGGTGAGTTTTTCATAAGAATTGGATAGAGAATAAGTCCTAGTACAAATAACCCGATACCTAAGAAAAATGTTTTTAAATCAGCTGTTCCTGTTTTGATCACCCAAATGGAATATAGGAACGCTAATATTGTAATGATACCGTCTTTTATTCGAGAACCTGGCATTACATCATATGTTTCCCCTGTAATAACAAGTTTTAGCTGATATAGAGTGGAAACAAGATATGGAATTAAATAAGCTAACGTTGCAACAACAATAGCAAAGTTATATGCTTCTGAAACAGTACCAGATATTGTTGAAAACAAGAAAACTTGCGTCATAATATTTGTAATAAGCAATGATTTTGAAGGACTTCCTTTTTTATTTGTTTTTCCAAATAATTTTGGGAAAAGTCCGTTCTTTGCTGCTTGATAAGGAACTTCTGCACTAACGACAATCCAGCCAACAGTAGAGCCGAATAACGATACAAGTGCAAGCAGAGCCATAATATAAGCACCGTTATTGCCAATTGCAAGGTTTAAAGCATCTACTAACGGTTTTTGTGATTCTTTTAAAGCATCTTGCGGAAGAGCACCCATTGTTAATAATGTGATTGCCATGTAAATTAGGAGTGCAATAATCAATCCGAAAATCGTTGCTTTTTTCACGTCTCGTTGCGATTTTGCTCTGTTAGAAAGCATGACCGCTGATTCAATACCGATAAATGCCCAAAGTGTTGCAATGGCAGCAGCATTTATTTGTCCGCCAAGTGGAATTGACTTTCCGGCTTCATTCATAAAGGTTTGGCCATCACCGAAATTAGATGCATTAAAAATGAATAATGTAATGACAATGAACATTGTAAATCCAATAATCTTTGCGATTGTTGCGAGAAGATTCATGTTACCAGCTCGGTCAATGTTTTGCGAAAGAATATATTGAATGCCCCATAGCATTATGCTACATACAGCAAATGTTAGGCCTTTTCCAAGTTCTAAGGAAAAACCGTTTATTGTAAAGAGAACTTGCTTACTTTGTAAAACTGGGAAAAATGTAGATAAATATCCTGCAAATGAAATAATAACAGAAGCAGTTGCAGCCCAGTTCGCTGCCCAATATCCCCAAGCCATACTATATCCAGCGACTTTACCTGTTTTCGGTGATTTAAACATCGCTTGTGCGTAACTTTGTGGACCAGCTTTTAACTCTGGTTTACGTATGGCAAGATTTCCGAATACAAGTGCAATCATAAATACACCAAGTCCTGTAATAGTCCATGCAAGTGTAGATCCCATCGGGCCTGATACGTTTGCTAAATTTGCCGGAAGCATAAACACGCCGCCACCAACCATATTCCCAACAACAAATGCTGTTAAAATCCATAAACCCCATTTTTTCATTTCCATGATTGTATAACTCCTTTGTAGTAGTTTTGTTTATTCATCATTTTTTTACTCCACATTTGTGGAAGGTTCACTTTATCTAGCGTTTTTTGAAAACAAAAAAGAGCCATGTAGATAAAAAATACCTACATGGCTCTTTGCCTAACGTAGGTACAACGGGAATAACCCTTGTACCTACGCGTAAATTTTTCCGCTAGGTTTCAAGGGTTTACGTATGATGATGATGTTTTTGTGCAAATGTAACTACAGTTGTATAAGTAAGCATAGTTCTTTGCTCCCTTTCTCCTCTGATTTTGAAATTAGTATACTACATGTTTTTTTAAATGAAAAGAAAAATATAAAAAATTTTATAAAAATGCGGATTATTGACTAAATATTTATATATATTTTTCTTGTATTGGAAAATAAGTGAGAGATTGGAATGAATTTCTGACATGCTATAATACAAATAGAAAAAGAAGGTGACAAGGGGTTATTTAAAATGATGAGTAAGTATGAGCAAATTTATAGCGATATAAGCAACTTAATTGATAATCGTAAGTTAAAAGAAGGAAATAAAATTCCGTCTGAAACGGAATTAATGAAGCAGTACGAAGCGAGCAGAGGTACGGTAAGAAAAGCTGTAGATTTATTGCAGGAACGTGGGTTTGTACAGAAAATTCACGGTAAAGGCGTTTTTGTTTTAAAGCGAAAAAATATTGAATTTAACTTTGGAGGTATTGTAAGTTTTCAGGAGGAAAATGAACGTCTTGGCCGCCACTGCATAACAAATGTGGTAGAAATGGAACAAATTCACGCAACAAAAGAGGTTGCGAAGTTATTGAATGTGAAAACGAAAACGACAATTGACCGTATTAAACGTGTTCGAAATATTGATGGAGAAAATGTAATTTTAGATGTGAACTATTTTGTAGTGGAACATATTCCAGGGCTGACAAAAGAAATTGCTGAAAAATCCATTTATAAATACATAGAAAAAGAATTAGGATTACATATTAGTTATGCACAGCGCGTCATTGAAGTACAGCCTTGTACAGAGGATGATCGCAATTATTTAGATTTAAATGGGACAGACTACGTTGTCGTTGTAAAAAACTTTACGCACTTATATGATGGTAGCCAATTTGAATATACGGAATCACGTCACCGCCTTGATATTTTTCATTTTTCTGATGTAGCGCGGAGAAAATAAAGAGATGAAACAATAGATGTTTCATCTCTTTTTGTATATTTTGAGAACAATGAGAAAAACTTTTTATCAACTCGTATATACGAGTATTGACTAACTTATATATACGAGTTAATATGTAATTGTAAACGTTGTCAAAAAAAGAAAAGAGGGACGGGATATGGGGAAAGACTATCGGAAAGCAGCGGAAGAAGTGCTGCAATATATAGGTGGTAAAGAAAATATTGACCAAGCAGCGCATTGCGTAACAAGGCTTCGCATCGCTTTAAAAGATGAAAGTAAAATAGATGGCGAGAAACTACAAGCGGTTTCTTTAGTGAAAGGTGCGTTTCATAACGCTGGGGTATTTCAGATTGTAATTGGTCCAGGAGATGTGGATCGTGTATATGCAGAATTGATAACGCTTGCAGGTATGCAGGAAGCAACAGTAGCGGATGTAAAAGATTCAGGAAATCAAAAATTAAATCCACTGCAAAAGTTTGTAAAAGTATTTTCTGATGTCTTTATGCCAATTTTACCAGCAATTGTAACAGCTGGTTTACTGATGGGGATTAATAATTTATTAGGTGCAAAGGACTTATTTTTTGATGGGAAAAATTTATTAGAAGTATACCCGAACTTAGGCGGATTATGGGATTTAATTAATATGATGGCCAATACGGCATTCGTGTTCTTACCAGCACTTGTTGGTTGGTCGGCAACGAAACGGTTTGGTGGTAGTCCGATACTTGGGATTGTTATGGGACTCATGTTAGTACACCCTGATTTATTAAATGCTTGGAATTACGGAAAGGCAGCGGCAGGACTTGATGGACAAAAGATTGAGTACTTTGACATTTTAGGACTTTTCAAAATTGAAAAAGTAGGATATCAAGGACAAATTTTACCGATTTTAGTAGCGGCGTTTGTATTAAGTAAGGTTGAGATTTTCCTTAAGAAACGCGTACCAAATGCCATTCAATTATTGGTTGTTCCGATTACAACGATTGTTGTAACAGGCGTGTTAGCATTAGGAGTTATTGGACCAGTTACGCGTTATATTGGAGATTTATTAACAACTGGTTTAGTTGGTGTATATGAAACAGTTCCTACTTTAGGAGCAATATTATTTGGAGCATTATACGCACCATTAGTCATTACCGGCATGCATCATATGTTTATTGCAATCGACTTACAGTTAATTTCACAAAATGGTGGTACGTTCATTTGGCCGATGATTGCACTTTCAAATATTGCACAAGGTAGCGCAGCGCTGGCAATGTTCTGGATCTCAAAAAATCAAAATGATAAAAGCATGGCATCAACATCAGCAATCTCGGCGTATTTCGGTATCACGGAGCCCGCGATGTTCGGTGTAAACTTACGAAATAAATTCCCATTTTATGCAGCGATTACAGGATCGGCAATTGCGGCAGTGTTTATTACATTAAATGGTGTGTTAGCACCAGCTATCGGAATTGGTGGGTTACCAGCATTTATTTCTATCATTCCGAAATCGATTCCAATGTTTGCTGTTGGAATGGTAATCGCAGCTTTAGTTCCATTTGTTTTAACATGGTTATTCGCAAAACGAGCAAAAAAGAAATAGAGGAGGTAGTGCAACATGAAAGATTGGCACAAAAGCGTTGTCTATCAAATTTATCCGAAAAGTTTTAATAGCTATTATAATAAAGAAACAGGCGATATAAAAGGCGTTACAGAGAAACTGGATTATTTAAAAGAGTTAGGGGTGGATTACATTTGGTTAACACCCATTTACCACTCACCGCAACATGATAATGGGTATGATGTGAGCGATTATTATGCTATAGATCCGTCTTACGGAACGATGGAAGAGTTTGAAGAACTTCTAGCGGAAGCGAAAAAACGTGAAATTGATATTATGCTTGATATTGTCGTAAACCATAGCTCAACGGAACATAAATGGTTCAAAGAGGCGAGTCAGGATAAAAATAGCCCGTATCGTGACTTCTATATATGGCGTGATGAAAAGAATAATTGGCAGTCTAAATTTGGTGGCTCTGCTTGGGAGTATGATAAAAAAACAGGGCAATATTATTTGCATCTATTTGATAAAACACAAGCTGATTTAAATTGGGAAAATGAAAAACTTCGAGAAGAAGTATACGAGATGATGCGCTTTTGGCTTGAAAAAGGGGTTAAAGGATTTCGCCTTGACGTAATTAATTTAATTTCTAAAGATCAACGATTTTTAAATGATGAGGGAACAGCAGCTACAAGTGACGGGCGTAAGTATTATACAGATGGACCGCGTGTTCATGAATATTTACAAGAGATGAATCGAGATGTATTTACGGGAAAAGATGTAATTACAGTTGGAGAAATGTCATCTACAACAATCGATAATTGTATTAAGTATTCGAATCCGGAGCGTAAGGAATTAAGTATGACATTTAGCTTTCATCATTTAAAAGTAGACTACCCAAATGGAGATAAGTGGACGAAAGCAGACTTTGATTTTGGGAAATTAAAAGAAATTATGTCAAATTGGCAAATTGAGATGCAGCAGGGCGGGGGATGGAATGCGTTGTTCTGGTGCAATCACGATCAGCCTCGCATTGTTTCTCGTTTTGGTGAGGATAAACAGTATCGAAATGAATCTGCTAAAATGTTAGCAACATCGCTACATATGTTGCAAGGAACACCTTATATTTATCAAGGTGAAGAAATTGGAATGACGAATCCAGGTTTTGATAATATAGATTTGTATCGTGATGTAGAATCTTTAAATATTTATAAAATGAAGCAAGGAGAAGGAATATCAAACGAAGAAATCATTGGTATCCTACAGCAGAAATCTCGTGATAATTCGCGCACTCCTATGCAGTGGAATAGGGAAGTGAATGCTGGTTTTACAACAAGTACACCTTGGATTTCGGTTGCAAAGAATTACA
This region includes:
- a CDS encoding amino acid permease, translated to MEMKKWGLWILTAFVVGNMVGGGVFMLPANLANVSGPMGSTLAWTITGLGVFMIALVFGNLAIRKPELKAGPQSYAQAMFKSPKTGKVAGYSMAWGYWAANWAATASVIISFAGYLSTFFPVLQSKQVLFTINGFSLELGKGLTFAVCSIMLWGIQYILSQNIDRAGNMNLLATIAKIIGFTMFIVITLFIFNASNFGDGQTFMNEAGKSIPLGGQINAAAIATLWAFIGIESAVMLSNRAKSQRDVKKATIFGLIIALLIYMAITLLTMGALPQDALKESQKPLVDALNLAIGNNGAYIMALLALVSLFGSTVGWIVVSAEVPYQAAKNGLFPKLFGKTNKKGSPSKSLLITNIMTQVFLFSTISGTVSEAYNFAIVVATLAYLIPYLVSTLYQLKLVITGETYDVMPGSRIKDGIITILAFLYSIWVIKTGTADLKTFFLGIGLFVLGLILYPILMKNSPTSVPEQPNKRAS
- the treR gene encoding trehalose operon repressor, with the translated sequence MMSKYEQIYSDISNLIDNRKLKEGNKIPSETELMKQYEASRGTVRKAVDLLQERGFVQKIHGKGVFVLKRKNIEFNFGGIVSFQEENERLGRHCITNVVEMEQIHATKEVAKLLNVKTKTTIDRIKRVRNIDGENVILDVNYFVVEHIPGLTKEIAEKSIYKYIEKELGLHISYAQRVIEVQPCTEDDRNYLDLNGTDYVVVVKNFTHLYDGSQFEYTESRHRLDIFHFSDVARRK
- the treP gene encoding PTS system trehalose-specific EIIBC component produces the protein MGKDYRKAAEEVLQYIGGKENIDQAAHCVTRLRIALKDESKIDGEKLQAVSLVKGAFHNAGVFQIVIGPGDVDRVYAELITLAGMQEATVADVKDSGNQKLNPLQKFVKVFSDVFMPILPAIVTAGLLMGINNLLGAKDLFFDGKNLLEVYPNLGGLWDLINMMANTAFVFLPALVGWSATKRFGGSPILGIVMGLMLVHPDLLNAWNYGKAAAGLDGQKIEYFDILGLFKIEKVGYQGQILPILVAAFVLSKVEIFLKKRVPNAIQLLVVPITTIVVTGVLALGVIGPVTRYIGDLLTTGLVGVYETVPTLGAILFGALYAPLVITGMHHMFIAIDLQLISQNGGTFIWPMIALSNIAQGSAALAMFWISKNQNDKSMASTSAISAYFGITEPAMFGVNLRNKFPFYAAITGSAIAAVFITLNGVLAPAIGIGGLPAFISIIPKSIPMFAVGMVIAALVPFVLTWLFAKRAKKK
- the treC gene encoding alpha,alpha-phosphotrehalase encodes the protein MKDWHKSVVYQIYPKSFNSYYNKETGDIKGVTEKLDYLKELGVDYIWLTPIYHSPQHDNGYDVSDYYAIDPSYGTMEEFEELLAEAKKREIDIMLDIVVNHSSTEHKWFKEASQDKNSPYRDFYIWRDEKNNWQSKFGGSAWEYDKKTGQYYLHLFDKTQADLNWENEKLREEVYEMMRFWLEKGVKGFRLDVINLISKDQRFLNDEGTAATSDGRKYYTDGPRVHEYLQEMNRDVFTGKDVITVGEMSSTTIDNCIKYSNPERKELSMTFSFHHLKVDYPNGDKWTKADFDFGKLKEIMSNWQIEMQQGGGWNALFWCNHDQPRIVSRFGEDKQYRNESAKMLATSLHMLQGTPYIYQGEEIGMTNPGFDNIDLYRDVESLNIYKMKQGEGISNEEIIGILQQKSRDNSRTPMQWNREVNAGFTTSTPWISVAKNYKDINVEKALQDKQSVFYHYKKLIELRKKYDVITDGKYEIVDMNHPNIWVYTRKLDNEVLLVVNNFYEETITYSVPEEARVNGMKQEILISNYEDSGEDIRNLVLRPYESIVYRYI